The genomic stretch TGCTCAGGGaccccctcctctgcctggaaggggACCACCCTCTGGGGCCACAGACACATAGGCTAAGGACAGGGTGAGGGGTGTCTCCTGTcaccctctgctccccagctGTAGTTTCATAAATGTAGTGATAGGATTCCTTGTTGCTTGGTCCCCAAAGCCTTATACTTACTTTCTACTTTGGCTTTAAATGGGTTCACAGGAGATGCCTCCTTGCTCCCTGCAGGCAGGCAGGCCCAAGTAGGTCCGCTGGAGGCTGTGCTTTGACATTGTCACGGAGACAGTTCAGAACCAGGCCCGCTGGCTTTGCTTGTTTACAGACCCCCTTGGGGCCAGTGTCTGAGCTCCCTCTGGGGAGCTGGGTGAGGAAGAGGAGCACAGCTCATGCTCTTCCTAGCCTTTTAAAACCAAAGTTCTTTGCCATTCCTACCAGCCCAGCCTTGCTgctggtttttccttttctttgggtatTTGCACTATGTGGGAAGCAGGTTTTTCTATGCGGGAGCCACTTTTTTTGTACAGGGGTAAGTTGGGGTTTTCAGGGAGCCCTGTTTGGTGCctccttccattttttctttcctcaatctATGCAAGCGGCTTTGGCCGCCATCATCTCCTCAGATGCCAGAGGGCTGCCACCCCAGCTCTTGAGCTCAGGGTGGTAGAGCCTCCTCAGAGGGGGACTCCAGTTCTCTGGCATGGCCTGAGGTACGGGTGTGCGTGCTTGGTGGAGGGCAGGGGAACGtgaggggggtggtggggaggaccATTGTTGCCCTTTGGAGCTTGGTAGGAGGGTGGACCCCAGGGCTTGGCAAGTGCCACTTCTGGCAGGTTTggaaatttccaaataaatcctTGTTTATTGGCGGTACCCGGACCTGGTCATTGCACAGGTGGCCACTCAGTAACAGACTGAAGTCCTTAAGGGCTTGTCCCGCAGAGCTTTATTGGAGGGACCCACACGAAAGACAAGCACCTCACTTCCAGAGCTTCTTGATAGACATATTTTTCTCACTATCCTTCTGCATGACCTGGAGAGAGAAAGCATTATGTCATAAACGGGACAGCGAACACATGCTCTACCCCACCCCCGCTCGAGACCCCATCAGCAAGGTCAGAAAGACAGAGGCCTCTACCTTGGCTACAGCCATCTCGAAGTCCTCCTGGGTGACGTGGACTCGCCGCTCCCGCAGGGCGTACATGCCGGCTTCGGTGCACACGCCCTGAAGAGAAAGGAAGCCAGGCACTGTTGCTGTGCCCTGGAACCCACagctttctgtctccttttccttgGGCTCTCTAATTACCTTCACTTCAGCCCCTGATGCTCCAGGCATGAGCTCAGCAATTTTCCGCAGGTTGATCCCCCGGGTCAGGTTCATTTTCCGAGAATGAATCTTTAAGATGTCCAGGCGGGCctacagaggggagagagagggaaagtctAAGCCCTGTGGCCTCCCCCCACAGCCAGAGccactcccagctctgccactcacaaACCTCCTCATTGGGGGGTGGGAATTCAATTTTTCTGTCGATGCGCCCGGGGCGAAGCAGTGCGGAGTCCAGGATGTCAATCCTATTAGTAGCCATGATAACCTGAGTGGAGAAAGGCAGTGGCGGCAGCATCAGCCAAGCCCTTCCTCGGGCTGCAGCTCACCCAGGGCCTTCCCTTGGACACCACCTCACCTTTATGTTCTTGGTGGCCTCAAAGCCATCCAGCTGGTTGAGCAGCTCTAGCATTGTCCGCTGCACCTCACTGTCCCCTCCAGAACCCCCCTCCAACCGCGAGGAGCCAATGGAGTCAATTTCGTCCATGAAGATGATAGATGGAGCGTGTTCTCGTGCCATGACAAACAGCTCCCTCACCATTCTTGCCCCTGTGCAGAGGCCAAGCTGGCATTAAGGAGGCAATGAGCTCCCTACCCTCACCTCCACTCCCTCACTTCTGCTTGGTTTTCGTGTTTCTAGCCATAGTTACCTTCCCCAATGAATTTCTGTACCAATTCAGAGCCGGAGACACGAATAAAGGTGCAGTCTGTATGATGAGCCACAGCCCGAGCCAACAATGTCTTCCCAGTGCCTGGGGGTCCATACAGCAGCACCCCCTAGAGAGAAATAGCAGGACTCAGGGCAGAAGCCAGTCCCAACATTACACTAGGAAACATTTACCAAGTGCTCACTCTGGAGTAGGCCCCGTCCTAGATGCTAGGGGTTTAAATAATGAACATCGGGGTCCTTCCTAGTGCTCTTCTCTGAGCCATCTCAGTACCCTGGCACCACCCCCCCTGGCCCCTTTCCCGTGGGGAAGGCCAGTGTAAGTGGGGTGTAGTATGTCCTTACACCTCCCGAGCCCTGTACTCACTTTGGCTGGAACAGGATGTGCCAATAACAGCATGACCCTTCCTCAGAAACCTTGGTTCTCACCTTGGGCTGCGCAATGCCCAGCGCTTCAAAGAGCTCAGGATGCTTGACAGGAAGCTCGATCACTTCTTTGATCTCCTTAATCTGCTTGTCCAGTCCACCGATCATCTCATAGGTTGAATCTGGCACCTTCTCCACCATCATCAGTGACACCAGTGGGTCTACCTTGTTGGGCAAGATCTTGTGCAGTGTGTAGCTGTCGTTTCTTAGAGCCACCCGGCAATTGGGTGTCACCTGGGCAAGGGGAGAGTTTCAGGAAGTGGGATGGTAAGAGCTGAGCCCAACCTCCCACCTCACCTGCTGCACTCACGTCGTTGATATCGATGTTCTTGTCCACATCTACGACAAACTTGCCTTCGGGATGCACCTAAAGAAACGAGGGTTCATGACCTTTCCTGACAACCACCGAACCACCCACCTCTCCCAGGAAGACCCATGTGCCCCAAAATAACAGAACAGTGTCCTGGCAAGACTACACACAGAGGGATGGGAATGCACTGGGCATTGGGCTGCTCCCTGGGGGTCATGGTGCCTTTACCTTAACCAACACTTTTTTCTTATCCATGGCCCGGACTACTTCCCCCACGTAGGAGCCCTGTTCCTGCAGCAGCTGTAGTTCTTCCCGCAGCAGGCGAACTGGATGGGAAACAGACATAATGGTCACCCGGCTTCTTTGGTGTCCCCCTTCCTACGACCCAATTCAATAGGCATGAATGAAGCACCATTCTGAAGTTTTAGAAGACCacaaaaagaaagtcaaaatttAGGTCTCTAACGGGATTACAATGCAGCTCAGGCGAGGCATGCATGTGAAGAACAATGTAACAGTGCAAAGCGTAACCTCAGACTCCATGAGAAATAAGCACCAAACGTGAAGTCTCAATTTAGGGAGATTCAAACAGTCAGACCTCGCACAGACTGTCCAAGTGCAGCCTTCCCATCTTCCCTCCTCACCTTTTGCATTAAGCTCATTCCTCTGTGCCTGCAGCCTCCGGAGATTTTGGCTCTTATCATTTACAATCAGCTATGGAGGAcaagaaacagagcagaaaacACTAGGAGGTTAAGCTCTTGGCCAAGATCCTCACAGGCTGGTATGAGCTGAGTGACAGAAGAGCACAGGGCACCTGCACGTTCCAGATTGTCCAACAGGATCCTAAAGACCCTGTCCTTTCTTCCAAGAGTCCCTCTGGGGCCTAGGGCAGCCACCAAAAAAGGCTAATTGTCCTAACACACTGGTCCAGGAATAACAAGCCCTAATGGAGAAAAGTTACAGCTGCCCCACATAGTCAATTTCTTGCGAGACAACGACATGGTAGAGTGGGAAGATCACGGAGTCAGAAGCCTAAGTTCTAACCCCACTGCTGCCAATTAACAGGTAGGTAAAACtaaggaaaacaatttaaaaggtcAAGATCTGTTACCAAATCGTAAGTAGATACAGCATCACCTACCCTGCCTCTTTTCTGGACTATTAGGAAGAACAAAGGACATCACATATAAGAGCACTTCAAAAATGATAAATCTAATATGACAGCTGCAAATATAGTGGGAGTATAGAGATCGCCCTTGTGACTTTCCTTCATCCAAATTTGTATCTTCCTTAATGCTAGGGTCCCTGCTCCCTCTTTGGGCTAGAGCACTGGGTTGCCCAATTCCTTTTGGGTTGACCAATTCCTTTTCATTCAGTCCCATGAAATTGGCATTATACAGACCAGGGAATTCCGTATGCCCTTCCACTCTCACCGTGCCCCAGCCTGTGTGCTAATCTCATCTGAACCTTCGTGTGCCCTTATGAAACCAAGCCTCACATTCAGACGACTTCTAGACAGAATGGCATTTGGCTAAGAGTACCTCTTAGATTAAAATTTGACTCTTCACGATGTGTAATAAACTCTGAATACCGATTACCTTCAAAAGGGTGGGAGTTGAGAGAAACAAGAGACTTAAGTTCATATACTTTCTAAGTTGACCAGTTACTACTTCTGCGCCCCCAGTGGATTATATGGGTTTATAGAAGCTTATTCCATCAATCCTTCATCCCCCTTCTAGCTGCCTTTGGACCTCTGGAGCCCGTCCTCACCTGGAGTTCTTCAATCTTGGACAGGTAATACTGGCGGAGTCCACTGCCAGTCTTCCCCTCTTCCAGCTCCATCTGAAAACACACTGTAATTATTAAACAGGCCAAAAAAATGCAAGGGAAAAACCCACTTCCAGCTTGGACTTTGGAGGAATAAGATTTGGGTTCGAATGCCTCAGTCCATCTCTTTAGAACCCTCTACTTCCCCGAGACGAAAAGCAGAATGAGAATGCTGCCTACCTCATAAGACCTCCAGGAGGATCAAGAGACAACACACACAGAACGCTATGCAGCGAGTCAAGCGTTATAAAAACCCGAGGTATCATTACTACAGGCGGAGCCACCAGGAGGACCGGGCCCTACCTCATGCGACTCGCGGACGGGGCGCTTCCCGTTCCCGTCGTTCCTCTCACTCACTCCACTTCACGGTGTCTTCCTCTCCCGGCCCTGCTCTGACCCGCCGGGCGCGGCGCTGACACAGCAGATGCAGTCCCAGGCAGGGCCCAGTCCGGATTGGTCCATCCACCCTCGACCCACCCAACCCACCCGATCCTCTTGCCCCGGCCGGCGGCCCACCTCCGATCACGCCTGCTTCGCATCGAGCCCCCGTCCCCGCCCGGCCGCTGCAGCCGCCATACCTGCTCCGGTCCGTCAAGCGccatttttcctctctctcagaGACCGCCGGCATCTGAGCGGCCTTGGCGCGCAGGCGCAAAACCAGGGGCTTGGGGTCCAGCGACCCTAGCAGAAAAGAATTCCGGGTCAGTGGGCGGGGTGTGCATCGAGACAATTACAAAAACAGAGGCCATGATGGGAAGGTGGCTACGCGAGGTCCGGAGCTTGGAAAGGGATGAAGAGGCCACAGAACTCCTAAATGTTGCTCTCTAGGAACTCGATTTTAGTTCAGGTAATCTGCTCACCTGGTCCCAACTTCCAGCTTATAATACTTGAAAACATGAAGAACCTTTGCGGCCACACTCAAAATGGCGGACATTTGGAGCCGAGGACGCAAGCGTCGCAAGCGGAAGCGGAAGTACGTGCGCTGCCCACACGTGCCTCTCCCAGAGTGGTGAAAAAGGCGCTGAATCCCGGTGTTTGCAGAGGCAGGTGGGGCACGGAAAGAGAATTTTAGTGGTCCAGGAAGAGACGTTCAAACTTTTACTCTGTCCCCAGATTGACACTGTCCCCGTTTCACCATGGGCAAGAAGGGCAAAGTCGGGAAGAGCCGGCGGGACAAGTTCTATCACCTGGCGAAGGAGACTGGTGAGTCAGGGTCCGCGCAGTCTGCGAGCGAACGAGTGACTTTTCGAATATTCGAATGAGTTCCTGTTCCCCAGAAGGGGTGGTGGGTTGTGAAGCCGCGGAAATCCCCCTGGGAAAGCGCCCCGCCGAGCATAACATTTTGTCGGTGCCCCCAGGTTACCGCTCCCGCTCTGCTTTCAAGCTGATTCAGTTGAATCGCCGGTTTCAGTTCCTGCAGAAAGCGCGAGCCTTGCTGGACCTGTGTGCTGCGCCAGGGGGATGGTGGGTAACACGCGGCACCTGTGGCTCTTCAGGGCTGCTTTCTGGGTTCTGGCCTTGGATGACTGAGAGTTgcactgggggagggagagagagataccGTAAAACCAGTCTCAAACTTCTCCCTAGACCAAGGTCGCAGAAAACAGGTGTGAGACGTGTACGTTATATGCTCTGGCCAGTGCGCTTGGTAGCCGCTCTTAACACGCGTGGTGAGAGAGTATCTTGCCAACGGAGGGAAAGGAACGGTCCTGGGTTATTTTAATCCGCGTTACTCTCCTATAGGCTGCAGGTGGCTGCCAAGTTTATGCCTGTATCCAGCCTTATTGTAGGTGAGTAACAGGTGGGCCTCCGTGACTGTTAAAGGGACGGGAGAGTGAGGTACTAACTGCGTTctacatttcttttctccttgcttGAGGCAACCTTTTGGAGCTCTCTGACCTGATTTCTTCCAGGAGTGGACCTGGTTCCAATCAAGCCTCTTCCCAATGTGGTGACCCTCCAGGAGGACATCACAACAGAACGCTGTAGGCAGGTAAtaggaacttttttttctgttttatatgcAGACACccgtgtctctccctctcaccacCCGAATCCTCCCGAGGCAAGCTTTTTCAGTTTAACGCGCCTTGCACAGTGCCTGCGTAGTCTGTATGACAAGGCCCGTGACAGCCTTCGTCTCCACTCCAGGCTTTATTTAATCAGGAGCGAGGTGTTTGGAATTGGAAGAAGTGCAGAGAGATTGCTGAAATCTTTTCCAATGGGCTCACTAGTAGACTGTGAGCTGCGTGAAGATagatgtgtttttgttgtttttcagtcGTCGTATCTCCTGTGCCTGGCACGGGATTTGGCCCATTGTGGGCGTTCAGCAAACGAGCGGGTGGACAAATGACTGAACGAATGACTGCATTCATAGCCTTTTTGTGTTTCTGGTgctatgatttcttttcttctatgtaGGCCCTGAGAAAGGAACTGAAGACCTGGAAAGTTGATGTTGTGCTCAATGATGGGGCCCCCAACGTTGGGGCTAGCTGGGTCCATGATGCTTACTCACAAggtgctgggagtggggggcatGGAGAtatgagggtgggggtgggcttgCCCGCTCAGGCTGCAGGGACCCTCAGCTAACTGTCTCTCTCCCACAGCCCATTTGACACTGATGGCTCTGCGTCTGGCTTGTGATTTTCTGGCCCGTGGAGGCTGCTTCATCACGAAGGTTTTTCGTTCCCGTGACTATCAGCCCCTGCTGTGGATCTTCCAGCAGCTCTTCCGCCGTGTCCAGGCCACTAAGCCCCAAGCCTCTCGCTATGAATCCGCAGAGATCTTTGTCGTTTGCCAGGGTgggcatcacttttttttttcctcatgcgTTGGTTTTTTAGCTACCAAAGCATGCTTTCTCATATGTTCTGTCATCTTAGGATTCCTGGCTCCTGACAAGGTTGACAGTAAATTCTTTGACCCCAAATTTGCCTTCAAGGAGATTGAAGTTCAGGCCAAGACTGTTACTGAATTGGTGACTAAGAAGAAGCCAAAGGTGTGTTTGGGGAATGGGGCCACTCTCAGGTCCTAGAGCTTGGGGGAACCTGGGCCTGGTGGGTCCTACACACACCTTAGAAAGGACTTCTcaaccttccttctttccctccctaaGGCCGAAGGCTATGCTGAGGGCGACCTCACCCTCTATCACCGTACTTCAGTCACTGACTTCCTCCGAGCTGCCAACCCTGTTGACTTCCTCTCCAAAGCCAGCGAAGTGAGTCGTCCAATTTGAGGGGTGCAAGGAAGCTCCAGAAACACGTCCCCGAAATCTCCCCtgactcctttcctttcttccaaacAGATCTCACTGGACGACGACGAGTTGGCACAGCATCCAGCGACCACTGGGGACATCCGGGCGTGCTGTCAGGATATCAAAGTGCTGGGGCGCAAGGAGCTGAGGTACGCAGCGGGGGCGGGCTCAGGCGCCAGGAGCCCCCAACGCGGGGAGTGGCCTTTGAAGACGCAGCAGCACTTTCCTTCCTGAGGGGACAATTTGAGGAATTCACCCAGCATTGGATCTTGGGGAACAGGATACTGCTGTGCTAGAGATTTGGGAGGGGTGCCTACAAAGGGGACAGGGACAAAGAGGGAAACGTCGGGGTCAGTCATGGCCTCTCTGGGCAGGTCCCTCCTGAACTGGAGAACAAAGCTCCGGCGATACGTGGCCAAGAAGCTGAAAGAGCAGGCAAAGGCCCTGGACATCAGGTGAGGTGGGACTCAAACCAGGGCAGGCGTTGGCGGGGGTCGCGGGGTGTATGAGGAAATAACCACGCTGCTCGCACTGTCGTCAGCCTCAgttcaggagaggaggagggtgaggaggagtcTCAAGCTGGGACCGGGCAGCAGCCctctgaggaggaggaagaggaggaacgATTAAACCAGACCCTGGCGGAGATGAAGGCCCAGGAGGTGGCAGAATTGAAGAGGTGAGCGGAGTGGGGAGGAGCTTGGGGAATGGAACCCCGCGCAGAGGCCCTCGGCGTGCGAAGATGGGGGAAGAGGATGAGGGCACGGTTGGGGAGTCTTCAGAGCTGGGGCAGGTTGAACTCAAATTGTCCgcccaggaagaaaaagaagctgCTGCGTGAGCAGAGAAAACAGCGGGAGCGTGTGGAGCTGAAGATGGATCTTCCTGGGGTTTCTATTGCCGACGAGGGGGAGACGGGCATGTTCTCCCTGCGCACCATCCGGGGCCACCAGGTGAGGTGGGGTTCGGGCGGGTGGAAGAGACAGGTCCACCTGCTGCTTGGGTATCTGGACACGGGGGTGTCGCACTGGAGGTGGCTAAGTGCGCTTCACGGTTGCTGTGGTCACCTGTGCGAGGTGACGCTCCGTGAGAGGAGACTGGGGGGAACCCAGAGTTTTGTGCCTGAAAGGCCAGGAAGAAACATACGCGTGAAACGATGAGCTCAGGGACATTTGTGGCGCGCTGCGGGTTTACCGCCTGGGCTAGACCGCGAGAACGAGGGGCGCTCTTACATGCGGGCCCCGGGGGCCCTGGGCTGCCGGGCAGCGTTCTTCAGTTCGCCGAGACGCAGGTGGCGCCTTGTTGCCGTAGTCCGCTTTTCCCGATGACAGCAGCATCACCAAGCAAAATGAGCTTTGGCGGCTGCTGTGGGAACGGAAAACCGGGTCCTGTTAGGAGAACAGGAGAGCATAGCGGGTCTGCGGCGACTGCCGCTTAGTTGTTctttgctttagttttctcatgcGTCAGAGAGTGACAGAACCTACCGGCTagggttttggggaggaagtTTTAAGGGTTTAGGTGTAATCCCTGGTGCTGTGGTGAACTCTCAAGAACTAACAGCTTTGTTAGGAGGAAAGTAAATTTTGAGGTGGACAGTTTTTAAGTGACATAAAAGATGTGTGTTGCCTGGGCTCCGCTGATATTCAGTGGAAACAGCTTGTAGGTTGTACTAGTCTCAGctgatgtgcttttttttttttttgtgatgtttTCTGAGAgcgatttttaaagaaaaaccagGGTTTTGGAATATCTTAACATTGGGTGTTCGGGGTGTTTTTCTATAAACGCATCCTACTACCACTGAAGAAGAGACAGCCAAGTGGGATAGATCAGTGACCTGGCTTAGAATGGGATTTtttatttcaggggcacctgcatggctcagttaagcgtctgccttcagcttagatcatgctcccaggttcctgggattgagccctgtattgggctccctgctctgtggggagcccgtttctccctctgcctgccgctccccctgcttgtgcccatgtgtgctcactttcaaataaatgaaatctttagaaaaataagattaaaacaaaatttttttttgagtgcaTGTGTACCCCATgactggggggagggcagagagagaatctcaggcagactcccctctgaccatggagcccagtgtggggcctggtCTCatgatccctgagatcatgacctgagccaaagacaagagtcagatgcccagccgactgagccacccaggtgctcctagaatggggtgttttattatttttttttaaagatattgtcagagaacaagcagggggagcagcaggtagagggattcaatcccggggccctgggatccgtgacctgagccgaaggcagacacttaaaccgactaagccaccccggTGTCCTGAATGGATGTTTTTAAACGCTTAGCCCCATCACTTCCCTGTCTGTATTTACCACAGTGTATTTTCAAACGTTGCTAAAATACTTTTTCCCCGTGTTATGTGCCTCTTAAGAACCCCTGACCTCTTTGTTCCTGTGTCAAACTCCAGTTGTTAGAGGAGGTAACACAAGGGGATATGAGCGCTGCGGACACATTTCTGTCTGACCTGCCAAGAGATGACATCTACGTGTCCGATGCTGAGGAAGATGACGACGATGCGTCTCTGGAGAGTGACCCAGAGGAGCTGGCAGGAGTTGGAGGATCTCAGCATCTAAAGGACCAAAAGCGGTAAGTGGGAGGGGGCTCGTGCAGGCGGGGGTGTTGACACCCTCAGTGTGAACTGAAGCAGAGCTGGGCACAGGGGTCGCCAGAGGGAGTCGGAGAGCAAGTCCCCCGAGCCCCCACCCATTTTCCTTGGGCCCACAGTGTACGATTTGCTGAAGTAGaggatgataaaaaaaaagaggaagaagaagagaatccACTGCT from Ursus arctos isolate Adak ecotype North America unplaced genomic scaffold, UrsArc2.0 scaffold_24, whole genome shotgun sequence encodes the following:
- the PSMC5 gene encoding 26S proteasome regulatory subunit 8 isoform X1, with amino-acid sequence MALDGPEQMELEEGKTGSGLRQYYLSKIEELQLIVNDKSQNLRRLQAQRNELNAKVRLLREELQLLQEQGSYVGEVVRAMDKKKVLVKVHPEGKFVVDVDKNIDINDVTPNCRVALRNDSYTLHKILPNKVDPLVSLMMVEKVPDSTYEMIGGLDKQIKEIKEVIELPVKHPELFEALGIAQPKGVLLYGPPGTGKTLLARAVAHHTDCTFIRVSGSELVQKFIGEGARMVRELFVMAREHAPSIIFMDEIDSIGSSRLEGGSGGDSEVQRTMLELLNQLDGFEATKNIKVIMATNRIDILDSALLRPGRIDRKIEFPPPNEEARLDILKIHSRKMNLTRGINLRKIAELMPGASGAEVKGVCTEAGMYALRERRVHVTQEDFEMAVAKVMQKDSEKNMSIKKLWK
- the PSMC5 gene encoding 26S proteasome regulatory subunit 8 isoform X2 — encoded protein: MELEEGKTGSGLRQYYLSKIEELQLIVNDKSQNLRRLQAQRNELNAKVRLLREELQLLQEQGSYVGEVVRAMDKKKVLVKVHPEGKFVVDVDKNIDINDVTPNCRVALRNDSYTLHKILPNKVDPLVSLMMVEKVPDSTYEMIGGLDKQIKEIKEVIELPVKHPELFEALGIAQPKGVLLYGPPGTGKTLLARAVAHHTDCTFIRVSGSELVQKFIGEGARMVRELFVMAREHAPSIIFMDEIDSIGSSRLEGGSGGDSEVQRTMLELLNQLDGFEATKNIKVIMATNRIDILDSALLRPGRIDRKIEFPPPNEEARLDILKIHSRKMNLTRGINLRKIAELMPGASGAEVKGVCTEAGMYALRERRVHVTQEDFEMAVAKVMQKDSEKNMSIKKLWK
- the FTSJ3 gene encoding pre-rRNA 2'-O-ribose RNA methyltransferase FTSJ3; the protein is MGKKGKVGKSRRDKFYHLAKETGYRSRSAFKLIQLNRRFQFLQKARALLDLCAAPGGWLQVAAKFMPVSSLIVGVDLVPIKPLPNVVTLQEDITTERCRQALRKELKTWKVDVVLNDGAPNVGASWVHDAYSQAHLTLMALRLACDFLARGGCFITKVFRSRDYQPLLWIFQQLFRRVQATKPQASRYESAEIFVVCQGFLAPDKVDSKFFDPKFAFKEIEVQAKTVTELVTKKKPKAEGYAEGDLTLYHRTSVTDFLRAANPVDFLSKASEISLDDDELAQHPATTGDIRACCQDIKVLGRKELRSLLNWRTKLRRYVAKKLKEQAKALDISLSSGEEEGEEESQAGTGQQPSEEEEEEERLNQTLAEMKAQEVAELKRKKKKLLREQRKQRERVELKMDLPGVSIADEGETGMFSLRTIRGHQLLEEVTQGDMSAADTFLSDLPRDDIYVSDAEEDDDDASLESDPEELAGVGGSQHLKDQKRVRFAEVEDDKKKEEEEENPLLVPLEEKTVLQEEQASLWFSKDGFRGIEDDADAALEISQAQLLYASRRKGRQQLPPPPSSLKGEKKPPQRQEDPKGPEAPAEAKTGPGPGEKGDGSSDSDSSSSDEESWEPKRGKKRSRGLKSEDDGFEVVPIEDPVKHRILDPEGLALGAIIASSKKAKRDLIDDSFSRYTFNEEEGELPEWFVQEEKQHRARQLPVDKKEVEYYRRRWREINARPIKKVAEAKARKKRRMLKKLEQTKKKAEAVVNTVDISEREKVAQLRSLYKKAGLGKEKRQVTYVVAKKGVGRKVRRPAGVRGHFKVVDSRMKKDQRAQQRKEQKKKHRRK